One window of Amaranthus tricolor cultivar Red isolate AtriRed21 chromosome 13, ASM2621246v1, whole genome shotgun sequence genomic DNA carries:
- the LOC130797714 gene encoding thioredoxin H4-1-like, producing MLKNDWLKGISGRVVATLRFEANHQQHGCVAGALTSNTGNEQGLCGLADDDDDDSFHANGNVQHILTIEAWEETLNLPGKIIIACFKASWCGPCKIIEPFYGDMSRKYSSYLFISVDVDDVPEISESFDIQATPTFYFFLDRHEIDKLVGSTKADLQKKLVAISELYI from the exons ATGCTTAAAAATGATTGGCTAAAGGGCATTAGCGGTCGTGTAGTAGCAACCCTCAGGTTCGAAGCTAACCATCAACAGCATGGATGCGTTGCGGGTGCACTTACATCTAACACGGGCAATGAGCAGG GACTATGCGGATTAGCAGACGATGATGACGACGATTCATTCCACGCAAATGGGAATGTACAACATATTTTAACGATTGAAGCTTGGGAGGAAACCTTAAATCTACCAGGGAAGATTATTATAGCATGTTTTAAGGCATCATGGTGCGGACCTTGCAAGATAATTGAACCCTTTTACGGAGATATGTCTCGAAAATATTCGTCATATTTATTCATTAGTGTTGATGTCGATGATGTACCAGAGATAAGCGAATCATTCGATATTCAAGCTACCCCTACATTCTACTTCTTCTTGGATAGACATGAGATCGACAAGCTTGTTGGCTCAACCAAAGCGGACTTACAAAAGAAGTTAGTTGCTATTTCAGAATTATACATATAA
- the LOC130797713 gene encoding uncharacterized protein LOC130797713, whose protein sequence is MACSHDHSCEDHNCSSDWSLYKHIDLSKVSALNEAIQGSAKSVFRSWEHRLNSAGAFLESNEGDPELIVFIPFTSDVKIKGISIVGGADGTSPSKMRAFINREGIDFSDAESMPPVQEWDLVENLQGILEYQTRYSKFQSVGNLTLHFPDNFGADTSQIHYIGLKGEATQLKRDVAVNIVYELMPNPSDHKTRAETGGGLSQIE, encoded by the exons ATGGCATGCTCGCACGACCATAGCTGTGAGGATCACAATTGCTCATCTGATTGGTCTCTTTATAAGCACATCGATCTCTCTAAG GTGTCTGCTCTGAATGAGGCTATTCAAGGAAGTGCAAAGTCAGTTTTCAGATCTTGGGAGCATCGTCTAAACTCTGCGGGG GCATTTTTGGAGAGCAATGAAGGAGATCCCGAGTTAATTGTTTTCATTCC ATTCACTTCGGATGTCAAAATCAAAGGCATATCGATTGTAGGTGGTGCTGATGGAACAAGTCCTTCAAAGATGAGAGC GTTCATCAATCGAGAGGGCATTGATTTCTCTGATGCTGAAAGTATGCCGCCTGTTCAG GAATGGGACTTGGTCGAGAACCTGCAAGGAATATTGGAATATCAAACAAG ATATTCTAAATTCCAGAGTGTGGGCAATTTGACTTTGCACTTTCCTGACAACTTTGGTGCGGACACATCTCAGATACATTACATTGGCTTGAAGGGTGAAGCAACTCAG CTGAAAAGGGATGTTGCTGTAAATATCGTATATGAACTTATGCCAAATCCATCTGATCACAA AACACGCGCTGAAACAGGAGGGGGTCTTTCACAAATCGAATGA
- the LOC130797716 gene encoding uncharacterized protein LOC130797716, translated as MEGVEGSGSSAGGSTYTLQSTKYNNEDILFCVDVDNECLTEMKNTGPNGRPITRLDSIQQSILLFIHTKLTINPDHRFAFALLSKSAAWVRKDFTSDIDSAIAAFRGLSVIPSGGEADLTQLFRIAAHEAKKSRSQNRILRVILLYCRSSVQPQFQWPVNQKTFTLDVIYLHDKPGPENCPQKVYDALVDALEHVTEYEGYIFESGQALQRVLFRYMCLLLSHPQQRCMQDDLGLPMALTKKVPDSSQGDDTITVSSQ; from the exons ATGGAAGGCGTAGAGGGAAGCGGTAGCAGTGCTGGTGGTTCAACCTACACATTGCAATCAACAAAGTATAACAATGAAGACATACTCTTCTGTGTTGACGTTGACAATGAATGCCTTACTGAAATGAAGAACACTGGCCCAAATGGTAGACCAATTACTCGACTTGATTCCATCCAACAATCAATCCTCTTATTCATCCATACTAAACTCACTATCAACCCTGATCATCGCTTTGCTTTTGCCCTCCTCTCTAAATCCGCTGCTTGG GTGCGGAAGGACTTCACGAGTGATATTGATTCTGCAATTGCTGCATTCCGGGGGTTGTCCGTGATCCCATCAGGGGGTGAAGCAGACCTTACCCAGCTATTTCGTATTGCAGCTCATGAAGCAAAAAAATCTCGGTCTCAGAATAGAATATTAAGGGTG ATCTTATTGTATTGCCGTTCAAGCGTACAACCACAATTTCAATGGCCTGTGAACCAGAAAACCTTCACTTTGGATGTCATATACCTCCATGATAAGCCAGGACCTGAAAATTGCCCCCAGAAAGTGTATGATGCTCTTGTAGATGCCCTTGAGCACGTAACTGAGTACGAGGGCTACATTTTTGAAAGTGGTCAGGCCCTGCAACGTGTTCTTTTCCGTTACATGTGTTTGCTCTTATCACACCCTCAGCAGCGTTGCATGCAAGATGACCTTGGTTTACCTATGGCCCTAACTAAAAAAGTACCCGACTCTTCACAGGGTGATGACACCATCACCGTCTCCAGCCAATAA